The following are encoded together in the Vibrio splendidus genome:
- a CDS encoding methylated-DNA--[protein]-cysteine S-methyltransferase, producing the protein MEDTIYKMFYDAPIGKMIIVSNGVSLIEIDHVNHEELMTSNPDDLCQLATKQLDEYFAGKRTSFDLPLQPKGTDFQLKAWVALTTIPYGETISYGEQAKRMDKPKAVRAVGGANGKNPFSIVVPCHRVIGANGTLTGYTGGMNRKEWLLSFELKMVNSELKMLNNE; encoded by the coding sequence ATGGAAGACACCATTTACAAAATGTTCTATGACGCACCGATTGGCAAGATGATCATTGTGAGCAATGGTGTGTCGCTGATTGAAATTGACCATGTAAATCATGAAGAGCTAATGACTAGCAATCCAGATGACCTTTGCCAACTGGCGACGAAACAGTTAGATGAGTATTTTGCAGGAAAACGTACAAGCTTTGATTTGCCACTGCAGCCAAAAGGGACTGACTTTCAACTTAAAGCTTGGGTAGCTTTAACCACCATTCCTTATGGCGAAACCATCAGTTACGGTGAGCAAGCAAAGAGAATGGACAAACCAAAAGCCGTAAGGGCAGTCGGTGGTGCGAACGGCAAGAACCCATTTAGTATTGTTGTTCCCTGCCATAGAGTCATCGGTGCAAATGGCACATTAACGGGCTACACCGGTGGTATGAACCGCAAAGAATGGTTGTTGAGCTTTGAGTTAAAAATGGTAAACAGCGAGCTAAAAATGCTAAACAACGAGTAA
- a CDS encoding MATE family efflux transporter, whose translation MQDKHGLLTAPIAQTLRTMTIPTIFGMVAILMFNLVDTFFISLLGTQALAAVSFTFPITFAINCITMGIGIGLSTCIGRLLGQGCAQNAARFTCHGLLLALLLVCCASAVGIISLEPLFTLLGAEAELLPLISEYMLIWYITIPLLVIPMAGNSAIRASGDTKTPAKIMMLAGLINGVLDPLLIFGYGPFPELGIQGAAIASGFSWFGALCCSLYILIKREKLLALPNIKNILSDWHQILTIGTPAALSNALNPLAGAIIMMMLAKQGTEAVAAYGAAQRIESILIIVLMSLTSALTPFMAQNFGANNPQRSFKALFLSMRFAVMFQGLIFLMMVPLSIPLAALFSQEESVRGILWHYLLVVPFSYGFQGIVMMLISGMNAMHQPLKAFQWSFMRLFVFTLPFAWIGSQIDGVEGLFIGLALGNIMGGISGYCFALRVRAKADAGFE comes from the coding sequence ATGCAAGATAAGCATGGGCTTCTTACGGCCCCGATAGCACAGACTTTACGTACCATGACCATACCGACCATATTCGGTATGGTGGCGATCTTGATGTTTAACCTCGTCGATACTTTCTTTATCTCATTACTGGGTACACAAGCCCTTGCTGCGGTGAGCTTTACCTTCCCAATCACCTTTGCGATTAACTGCATCACCATGGGGATCGGCATCGGCCTTTCGACATGTATTGGGCGCTTACTCGGTCAAGGCTGCGCGCAAAACGCAGCAAGGTTTACCTGTCATGGATTATTACTCGCGCTACTTCTGGTCTGTTGCGCTTCCGCCGTTGGCATTATCTCACTCGAACCCCTATTTACTTTGTTGGGTGCCGAAGCGGAGTTACTGCCTCTGATCTCCGAGTACATGCTGATCTGGTATATCACCATTCCCCTATTAGTGATCCCAATGGCAGGCAACAGTGCCATTCGTGCCAGTGGCGATACCAAAACGCCCGCTAAAATCATGATGCTGGCAGGGTTAATCAACGGCGTTCTCGACCCTTTGCTCATTTTTGGATACGGCCCCTTTCCTGAATTAGGCATTCAAGGTGCTGCAATTGCCAGTGGTTTCAGTTGGTTTGGCGCTCTGTGTTGCTCGCTGTACATCTTGATTAAACGAGAAAAGCTTCTGGCTTTACCGAATATCAAAAACATCCTTAGCGATTGGCATCAAATACTGACCATCGGCACGCCTGCTGCGCTGTCCAATGCACTCAATCCATTAGCGGGTGCCATCATAATGATGATGTTGGCCAAACAAGGAACCGAAGCCGTTGCTGCTTATGGTGCTGCCCAGCGTATTGAATCCATTCTTATTATTGTGTTGATGTCTCTGACCTCTGCCCTTACGCCTTTTATGGCGCAGAACTTTGGCGCAAACAACCCTCAACGCAGCTTTAAGGCACTGTTTCTCAGTATGCGTTTTGCTGTGATGTTCCAAGGTTTGATTTTCTTAATGATGGTGCCGCTAAGCATTCCTTTGGCCGCCCTGTTTTCTCAAGAAGAATCCGTACGAGGCATTTTGTGGCATTACTTGTTGGTCGTCCCTTTTAGCTATGGATTCCAAGGCATTGTGATGATGCTGATCAGCGGCATGAATGCGATGCATCAACCACTCAAAGCCTTTCAATGGAGCTTCATGCGTTTGTTTGTGTTTACCTTGCCCTTTGCGTGGATAGGCAGCCAAATTGATGGTGTCGAAGGGTTGTTTATCGGTTTAGCCTTGGGGAACATCATGGGTGGTATTTCAGGGTATTGCTTTGCACTTCGTGTGAGAGCTAAAGCAGATGCGGGATTCGAGTAA
- a CDS encoding LPS O-antigen chain length determinant protein WzzB, whose product MKQQSQPQSNSPENPLAYNSNDVIDLRELFKAMWDGKLIIILVTALFAISSIGFALSSQEWWSSKAKIVQAQPQDIAAYQQQVKQFQPVFNIYQDDGTVLVSRELDMLVNSEVLFKRFVNTLNSTNNKRAFLENSSEFEDFRKTMSSNEIEMTEDATRALHAQWFGRISTSSVDINDRNSPYLVSFQTMTKESSFDLLTSYIDKTVAKVHEDAFNNLQAIVHGKRNELIQQQRILESQAKNQLLVESERTKYAMGIAQAAGVEKPIQTGNDNELFGIDLGSKGLAAKVQALESVKNLSVIEPRLQQINAKLDMLNNLEIDRSVEFQTFRFLENVEQPIARDKPNRALIVMLGTLFGGILSVAIVLLRFAFRKRD is encoded by the coding sequence GTGAAGCAGCAGAGTCAACCGCAATCGAACTCCCCAGAAAATCCACTAGCATATAATTCAAATGATGTAATTGACCTTAGAGAGCTTTTTAAGGCGATGTGGGACGGTAAATTAATCATCATATTGGTGACGGCTTTGTTTGCTATCAGTAGTATTGGCTTTGCCTTATCATCTCAGGAGTGGTGGTCCTCTAAAGCTAAGATAGTGCAAGCACAACCTCAAGACATCGCTGCATACCAACAGCAAGTAAAACAGTTTCAACCAGTTTTTAATATTTACCAAGATGATGGTACTGTTTTGGTAAGCCGAGAACTAGATATGTTGGTTAATTCGGAAGTTTTATTTAAACGCTTCGTTAATACTTTGAACTCAACTAACAACAAGCGTGCTTTTTTGGAGAATAGTTCTGAGTTTGAAGACTTTAGAAAGACAATGTCTTCAAATGAAATAGAGATGACTGAAGATGCCACTAGAGCTCTTCATGCTCAGTGGTTTGGTAGAATATCAACATCTAGTGTTGATATAAATGATCGAAATTCCCCTTATTTAGTTAGTTTTCAAACTATGACGAAAGAAAGTAGTTTTGATTTACTGACATCTTATATAGATAAAACTGTAGCTAAAGTTCATGAAGATGCTTTTAACAACTTACAAGCCATTGTTCATGGAAAACGCAATGAACTAATTCAGCAGCAACGAATTCTCGAAAGTCAGGCCAAAAATCAGTTATTGGTTGAAAGTGAGAGAACCAAGTATGCAATGGGTATAGCTCAAGCCGCAGGGGTAGAAAAACCTATCCAAACAGGTAATGACAATGAATTGTTTGGTATAGATTTAGGTTCCAAAGGTTTAGCTGCAAAAGTTCAAGCTTTGGAATCGGTAAAGAATCTGAGTGTCATAGAGCCTCGCCTTCAACAAATAAATGCGAAGTTAGATATGTTGAATAATCTTGAAATAGACCGAAGTGTTGAATTTCAAACTTTTCGATTTTTGGAAAATGTTGAACAGCCAATTGCTCGAGACAAGCCAAACCGTGCTCTAATCGTTATGCTTGGTACTTTGTTTGGTGGCATTTTGAGCGTTGCAATTGTGTTATTACGCTTTGCGTTTAGAAAAAGAGATTAA
- a CDS encoding co-chaperone GroES → MNIRPLHDRVIVERQEVESKSAGGIVLTGSAAEKSTRGTILAVGKGRILENGSVQPLDVKVGDTVIFSEGYGTKTEKIDGKEVLIMSENDIMAIVE, encoded by the coding sequence ATGAATATCCGTCCTCTACACGACCGAGTTATCGTTGAGCGCCAAGAAGTTGAATCTAAATCTGCTGGTGGCATCGTTCTAACTGGTTCTGCCGCTGAAAAATCAACGCGCGGTACTATTCTAGCTGTTGGCAAAGGCCGCATTTTAGAAAATGGTTCAGTACAACCATTGGACGTTAAAGTTGGCGATACTGTTATCTTTTCTGAAGGCTACGGCACTAAAACTGAAAAGATCGACGGCAAAGAAGTTCTGATCATGTCTGAAAACGACATCATGGCGATCGTTGAGTAA